From Ardenticatenales bacterium, one genomic window encodes:
- a CDS encoding tetratricopeptide repeat protein, whose translation MQATPAGSPDLPGYLNNLGNGLRDRYAARGSFADLEEAIAVYRQAVQATPAGSPDLPAT comes from the coding sequence GTGCAGGCCACGCCCGCCGGCTCCCCGGACTTGCCCGGCTACTTGAACAACCTGGGCAACGGGCTCCGTGACCGCTACGCCGCCCGCGGCAGCTTCGCCGACCTGGAAGAAGCCATCGCCGTCTATCGCCAGGCGGTGCAGGCCACGCCCGCCGGCTCCCCGGACTTGCCAGCTACTTGA
- a CDS encoding tetratricopeptide repeat protein, protein MNNLGNGLRARYAARGSFADLEEAIAVYRQAVQATPAGSPDLPSRLNNLGNGLRARYAAAARRRAIAVIARRCRPRPPAPRTCHLNNRRRPRQLSPTWKKPSPSIARRP, encoded by the coding sequence TTGAACAACCTGGGCAACGGGCTCCGTGCCCGCTACGCCGCCCGCGGCAGCTTCGCCGACCTGGAAGAAGCCATCGCCGTCTATCGCCAGGCGGTGCAGGCCACGCCCGCCGGCTCCCCGGACTTGCCATCTCGCTTGAACAACCTGGGCAACGGGCTCCGTGCCCGCTACGCCGCCGCGGCTCGCCGACGAGCCATCGCCGTCATCGCCAGGCGGTGCAGGCCACGCCCGCCGGCTCCCCGGACTTGCCATCTGAACAACCGTCGCCGCCCGCGGCAGCTTTCGCCGACCTGGAAGAAGCCATCGCCGTCTATCGCCAGGCGGCCCTGA
- a CDS encoding CHAT domain-containing protein, with translation MPRLPESHRRHRAVQATPAGSPDLPSRLNNLGNGLSARYAARGSFADLEEAIAVYRQAVQATPAGSPDLPSRLNNLGNGLSARYAARGSFADLEEAIAVYRQAVQATPAGSPDLPGYLNNLGNGLRDRYAARGSFADLEEAIAVYRQAVALWQDRLLWQSDPGVPARAAAQLNRRLLPLLLAARDEAAAPALIEAGRSVRLRAEQARLNRRPAQLSPAEATAYDQMLADLRQCDSDLRALAAEPRTPQLDIRRAALVRRRRDLLERLRHLEAADPVFALRAPEYAALRDLARSQNRLLLYLAPTDDTDWGTLCLLIHPASPQDAPAAADIISLPAFTRDAWQDFFYALFPTDGFGAADVPGILAQAAAGQQPGWLTAYWLTHLAHLPALHPLYPLAQAVWQRTMTQRLAQLGRAFLPPLLARLAQLPDVWPITLLPGDLLAFLPWHAVPLPDGDFFGDRYVLSYAPSAVALEQAITRAAARPQLEPHLTAIANPDGSLAFTPGEVRAIAARFAGRAQVAFGSAARRAWLLEHAPAADYLELSTHASFHPSDPGQSAFLLAHPQGYTAPLWQALPARQPLNLLQADCEKLTLDDIWAGRLPLKPGCLVSASACETGQIDRGAAEEHLGFPAALLTAGAGTVIASLWAVDDLSTAWLMDKTYELLLPPHHLPPATAVQQAAHWLRTLPKADALARLETELAPLQAAEARGEWTILSEEAEADLYYQLLAMESAYDTLHESTAACPFSHPVHWAPFAVHGA, from the coding sequence GTGCCGCGGCTGCCTGAAAGCCATCGCCGTCATCGGGCGGTGCAGGCCACGCCCGCCGGCTCCCCGGACTTGCCATCTCGCTTGAACAACCTGGGCAACGGGCTCAGTGCCCGCTACGCCGCCCGCGGCAGCTTCGCCGACCTGGAAGAAGCCATCGCCGTCTATCGCCAGGCGGTGCAGGCCACGCCCGCCGGCTCCCCGGACTTGCCATCTCGCTTGAACAACCTGGGCAACGGGCTCAGTGCCCGCTACGCCGCCCGCGGCAGCTTCGCCGACCTGGAAGAAGCCATCGCCGTCTATCGCCAGGCGGTGCAGGCCACGCCCGCCGGCTCCCCGGACTTGCCCGGCTACTTGAACAACCTGGGCAACGGGCTCCGTGACCGCTACGCCGCCCGCGGCAGCTTCGCCGACCTGGAAGAAGCCATCGCCGTCTATCGCCAGGCGGTAGCCTTATGGCAAGATCGATTGTTGTGGCAGTCGGATCCAGGGGTTCCGGCGCGAGCAGCAGCGCAGCTCAACCGCCGCCTGCTGCCACTGCTACTCGCGGCCAGGGATGAGGCTGCCGCGCCAGCATTGATTGAAGCTGGGCGATCTGTGCGCCTTCGCGCAGAACAGGCGCGTCTGAATCGTCGCCCGGCGCAACTTTCGCCCGCGGAAGCGACCGCTTATGATCAGATGCTGGCGGATTTGCGCCAGTGTGATTCTGACCTGCGCGCTCTGGCGGCAGAGCCGCGCACGCCGCAATTGGACATACGGCGCGCCGCTCTCGTGCGCCGCCGCAGAGATTTGCTGGAACGATTACGCCACCTGGAGGCCGCTGATCCGGTTTTTGCCCTACGCGCCCCTGAGTATGCCGCCCTGCGTGATCTGGCCCGCTCTCAAAATCGTCTCCTCCTCTATCTGGCGCCTACCGATGACACCGACTGGGGCACGCTCTGCCTGCTCATTCACCCGGCCTCTCCCCAGGACGCGCCCGCGGCGGCAGACATCATTTCTTTACCCGCGTTTACCCGCGACGCCTGGCAGGACTTTTTCTACGCCCTGTTCCCTACAGACGGATTTGGGGCGGCGGATGTCCCTGGCATCCTGGCGCAGGCTGCTGCCGGGCAGCAGCCCGGCTGGCTCACAGCCTACTGGCTGACGCACCTGGCGCATTTGCCTGCTTTGCATCCGCTCTATCCGCTGGCGCAGGCGGTATGGCAGCGCACCATGACGCAAAGATTGGCCCAATTGGGGCGGGCGTTTCTGCCGCCGCTGCTGGCGCGGCTGGCGCAGTTGCCCGATGTCTGGCCCATCACGCTGCTCCCTGGCGACCTGCTCGCTTTCCTCCCCTGGCACGCCGTGCCCCTCCCCGATGGCGACTTCTTTGGCGACCGGTACGTTCTCAGCTACGCTCCCTCCGCCGTGGCGTTAGAGCAGGCCATCACCCGCGCCGCCGCTCGCCCCCAACTTGAACCCCATCTGACGGCCATCGCCAACCCGGATGGCTCCCTGGCCTTCACCCCGGGCGAAGTGCGGGCCATTGCCGCCCGCTTTGCCGGCCGCGCCCAGGTCGCTTTCGGCTCCGCCGCCCGCCGCGCCTGGCTGCTGGAACACGCCCCCGCGGCCGACTACCTGGAACTCTCTACCCACGCCTCCTTCCATCCCTCTGATCCAGGCCAATCCGCCTTCCTCCTGGCGCACCCGCAAGGGTACACCGCGCCGCTGTGGCAGGCGCTGCCCGCGCGCCAGCCCCTCAACCTGCTGCAGGCGGATTGCGAAAAGCTCACCCTGGACGACATCTGGGCCGGGCGGCTGCCGCTAAAGCCCGGCTGTCTCGTCTCCGCCAGCGCCTGCGAGACGGGCCAGATTGACCGGGGAGCGGCGGAGGAGCATTTAGGTTTCCCCGCCGCCCTGCTCACCGCGGGCGCGGGCACAGTCATCGCCTCCTTGTGGGCCGTGGACGACCTCTCCACCGCCTGGTTGATGGATAAAACCTACGAACTCCTGCTTCCTCCCCATCACCTGCCGCCAGCGACGGCCGTGCAACAGGCTGCCCACTGGCTGCGTACGTTGCCTAAAGCCGACGCCCTTGCCCGTCTGGAGACAGAACTGGCCCCCTTGCAGGCAGCCGAAGCCCGCGGCGAATGGACTATCCTCTCAGAAGAAGCGGAAGCGGATTTGTATTACCAACTGCTGGCTATGGAGTCAGCTTATGACACACTCCACGAATCTACCGCGGCATGTCCATTTTCCCACCCTGTCCATTGGGCCCCCTTCGCCGTCCACGGCGCCTGA